The DNA segment AAGGGTTTACAATATCCTGAACCAATCCTCGAACTAGTCATTCAAACGAAGTCTTCCATAAATGAATACAATGTTAAGTCCAGCACAAACCGAAGACAAGATAAAGTTCCCCTCGTATTTCCAAAAGATGATTACAGGGAATATTTACATAAGGGAGGCCTACAAGAAAGCAAAATAAAGTAACCTAAAAACTACTTCGGGGTCACATCCTTAGCAGTTGCATCTTCAGGAGTCGCATCTTGGGGAGCCTCATCCTCGGGGACCTCATCCCCATCTCTTTCACCCTTAGAGATACTGGCTGAATCATCCTCATCGGAAAATAGAGTGGCCGCCTCTTCTTCCAAAACCTTCTCTGCTTCAATATCGGCTGAAAGATTGAAGCCGCgtgcatgtatctcctcaagggTCATCCTCTAGGATTGTCGCCTAGCATGGTTAAGGGAACTTGTTAACTTAGCCTCTGCCGTAGAAAAAATCTCCCGTGCCCAGGCATTAGCAGCTTCAACATCAGCTAGATATGAAGCTATAATGGCCGAAGCATCAGATTCGGCCTTGGCTAACTCAATAGTAGATCTGGTTTTAAGCTCCTCGATTCCGAGGCCCTGAGCTAGGCTCTCTTCCTTCGCACCTTGAAGCTAGCATTCGAGCGAAGCTAACTGCTCTCTTAGATTCTCCTTCTCGGAGGCGAGATTGTCCATACCTTGCCTCAACCCCAGGATCTCGTTTTCTTTCATCTGAAGCTCCTCTCGAAGCTACGCCTCCAAGTCGGCCTTCTGATGAAActgtaaaattaaaattatcaGTCACTAATATAAACTAGTGCATAACAAGCCCTCGAGAGTTGTGTTACCTTTTCAACATACTCGGCCCATCCTTGGCATGCCTGCGTCAACTCAACTCAGAGATTGTGGATCTCTAACTCTTTTTTAGCATATAAGGCTTTGACGGCATCCCTCTCCTACAAAGTCTTCTTAAGCTTGGCCTCCCACCGAGCAATATCATCTCGGGACTTGGAAAATTCCCTTTTATGGAGCACCACAGCCTTcataaaaaagaaggaaaagttagatTCGAAATAGCTAAAACAAAGGTTCAGGAAACAGAAACCTCCCTTGATTAAAGAGTctatgtgcctcattaaaaatgaAAGAAGCATCGGGGTTGGGGTCGTCATCAATCCCTAAAAGACATTCTTGAAAGATGTCATGCCCTTCGTGGTTTACTCCCACTCCAAAAAATCTCATATTCGCAGCCTCCTGGATTTGCCCCTCGGAAAACTCAGGGCCAGGGGGAGAATCATCCACATTGATCACCCCGAGTGATCCACTCGGTGCTTTCTCTTTTATTTAAGAGGCTCGGGGTCAGGACGTTCAGCCTCGCCCTCATAATGATCTCCTAAGTGAGGCACCTTCTTTTTGGATGATGGTTGGGGGACCTTGTTTGAACTCCCTTCGGAGACTTCTTCAACTCTGAGTGGACCTCATCAGCCGCCGCTGGTTCGGTGGGCTTTGAAGCCTCATCATTCTTTCTTTTACAATTTATCAGCAGGGAATAGTCATTTTCTTCCTCCTGGTTCCAAAGGCGTTGGTCCGTTTCTCGAGATAAGGCTATTGCATCAGCCTTAGGCTTTCGAGCCAAGCTTTTCTTTGGCTTTTGGGGATTTTCAAATGACTCATTCCTCCTTTTTATTTCTTTGGGAGGCTTCGGAGCCTCCACTTCACTAGCCGAGGCCGGCCTCAATTCAACAGCGTCTCCAAGACCTACATGAAATCAAGATCAGCATCCCGTAACCGAAACACTGAAAAATGAACAAGAGAACTCACCATGGTTTTTTCCCTCCCATCGACCCTTATCCAGATCTCGCAAGCAATGCTCCGAGAAAGAGAAGGGAGAGCTTAAGGAAATTGAAAAGGCTAAATGGGACTTTGAAAGAAATATGGGAATAAAGTTTGTAAGGTTGTGGGATCTATCTATTTATAAAGATTATTTAAGCATGTTGAGGAAGCCAAAAGGCCGACCGTCAGCCGCCTCCAATTAATGATTTTGGAATCGTATAGAAAGCAACTTTTCAGTCACTTCAACCACTTATGTCATGATATTGGCATCAAGAGGTATCAAAAGTTAATTTGTCAAAAATCATTAAGGACAACCTGCAAGTCGAGTTCGAGCAAACActcactcgactactaagcccaagggctacccgagttagAAAAAATTCTCATTCGGGGACTATCTACAAAGCTTAAGGGCTATCTCTGTTtcgagttcgagaaaattctcactcgactattaagcccaagggctacccgagtttgaGCAAATTCTCATTCGGGAactatctataaagcctaagggctatctttatttcaAGTGCGACCAAACATCCACCAAACTATTAAGCCCAGGGGCTACCCGAGTTTGAGCAAATTCTCATTCGGGGACTACCTATGAGGCCTGAGGGTTAACTTTATTTCGAGTtagagcaagtactcactcgactactaagcccaagggctacacGAGTTCAAGAAAATCCTCGCTCGGGACTATCTACGAAGCCTAAAAGAGCTAACTTTATTTCAAATTCGAGACCTTGCTCTCACTCAACTCAGACTTAGGAGTCCCAATGTCCCGAGCTCGCATCAAATCAATATAAGCTTAGCTCCAGGATAAACAAAGAACCTTAAAAGGTGTTATATTAGTTGATTAAAACCTAAGGATCTATTATGTTCCAAGTCCAGTACTTGCACTAATCGTTAGAGTTATACACTCGGATTTTTCACAAACGAAGGCAGAATGAAATTCAACACGAATTGACGATGAAATAGAGAAATTCTTATATTGACAAAAGATGTTTACAAAGCCCACGAGGGGCCCTTATGCAGAAacaaataagcaaaaacaaaagccaagaacctaattgtcacgacccaaaaccggacccggttgtgatggcgcgtATCGTGAAATAacgccagccgacacaaacccctacttcaattaaacatttataatAATTCATATTTAAGTCATTAAGAagctataaatcccaaaatatatAGTAGAATAGAACAATGTGGAAactaacacagcccgacatcggggtgtcactagtcatgagcatctaaaaatctGTCAAAGAGTAGGAAAAGACTATACAGTCTAGTACAAAGCTAGTACAAAGGAAAGTAAAGGttggaaggagaagcactaggctacgtatgccgagcagctacctagccAACTCCGAACAGCCTACTGGAAAGCAATCAACCCTCGCTAACGTGACCTGAGACTCCTAGATCtacacacagggtgtagggagtaatgtgagtatgccaactcagtaagtaataaaagtaaaggtagctgagcgataagaaaacacgtaaaaatacagcaaaatgctacaacgaggcagtataaaaccagaacaatgcaataaaatagtaagagctcgtagaaacaccttagttcaataaaaacctctttaaaacaacttttagcagttcaaacgagtgaatgaaaacagggagaaaagatagaaacataaatcagcccctcgggcaacataccaacagaactagcccctcaggctatctcacaatcactcgtattagcccctcaggcaataacatggaacaacattagcctctcgggctatatcacatctcacactgggtacctgcgctcactgggagtgtacagacttcgggagaggctccttacagcccaaacgcaatatcaagtcatctcgtggcataatcaaacaggctctcggcctcatatcaagccacctcgtggcataacaaatcaggccctcagcctcacaatcatgaatcagtataatattgttgtggcgcgtagcccgatcccaaagtatcctcacaatacaagccatcggccttactcagtcagaatctcacaaacCACTCGGgccacagtaaaacatgatgctcagcccaacatatcatttaaaatatcaaaaatgaGTAAAGATGGATGAGTTGTGAAAATAGTTGAATATAGCATGACTGGGTACAAATacgaagtcaaaatagtgaggaatagtagtaaataTCTCCTAAGAGAtcaaaacagttggcacaaggcccaaatatagcattaagcccaaaacatgatgatagcaaatagttttcaatcaagtACGCGGTTAAAcaatcatacgggacggactaagtcacaatccccaatggtgcatgaccccacgctagTCATCAatcatgtgcgtcacctcaaagtagcacaacaatgtgaaatccgaggtttcataccctcaggacaacatttacaatcattacttacctctattggtccaaactctagcccgcgatttgcccctcgaatcggcctccagatgctccaaatctatccaaaaatagatttataccatcaaaatatgctaagggaacgaagcccactcgaaaataaccaatttacataaaaaatcccaaaattggccaatcCCGATCCTTGGGCTCACGTCTCGGATTctaacaaaaatcataaaactagaatccttacactcttacgagttcgtacatattaaatataccaaaatccaaccataaatacaacaacaacatacccagtatttatgCCGCACCGTGGGGTTTGGGGAGGCtggtgtgtacgcagaccttacccctaccttgtgaggatagagaggttgtttccaatagaccctcggctcaagatagTATAAGTACcacattaataaaaatataggcaAGAAGAGACAATATCAAAAATtcatataaaagcagaataacaCAACAAGACAGTAAAGTGATCAGCAATGAAAGAAAACAATagttagtcataaaaacctactaccaacagaaaACGAGACTACGTGCCAATACTAAAGTTATGAACACTCTACACTACCTACTCTACTACTCTAATTCTCTacctccataccttcctatcaagagtcatgtcctcggtcagctgaagttgcgccatgtcttgcctaatcacttCTCCCCACCTCTTCTTTGGCTTACCTCTACCTCTCCAtaggccctccaatgtcaacctctcacacctcatcACCGGGGTGTCAGTGCTCAtcctcctcacatgaccaaaccacctaagccgtgcttcccgcatcttatccTCAATAGAGGCCACCCCTACCTTATCGCGAATAACCTTATTTCTGATCTTATCTAACTTGGTGTGCCCGCACATCTACCTTAGCATCCTCATCTCTATTACCTTCATCTTTTGGACATGAGcaatcttgactggccaacactcagccccatacaacatcgTTGGTCTGGCCACCACTttgtagaacttacccttaagtttcggtggcaccttcttgtcacacaaaacactGGAAGTGAGTATCCATTTCATCCATCTCACCCCAATACGATGTGTGTCATCTCCATCAATCTCCCCATCCCCCTGAATAATAGACCCGAGGTACTTAAAACTCCCTCTCCTAGGGATGACCTGCGAGTTCAGTCTCACCTCCCCTTCACCTCCTAAAGTCTCaccgctgaacttacactccaagtattatGTCTTGGTcatgctcaacttgaaacccttagattcCAGGGTCTGCCTCCATACCTCTAATTGTGTATTCACACCATCTCGCGTCTCGTCAATCAATACAATATCATCTGCAAATAGCATGCATCACggcacctccccttggatgtggCGCATCAGTACGTCCATTACTAGAGCAAACAAAAATAGGCTTAGTGCTGACccctgatgcaaccccatcaTAACCGGAAAATGGTCCGAGTCCCCCCTACCGTCCTCACTCAAGTCTTTGCTCCATCATGCATGTCCTTAATCAATCTAACACAGGCAGCAGTAacacctctagcctccaaacatctccacacAACATCCATCGGAACTTTATCGTACGCCTTTTCTAAGtcgatgaacaccatatgcaagtccttctttctctccctatactgctccatCAATCTCCTAACCAGGTGGATGGCTTATGTAGTCGAACGCCCCGGCATAAACCCAAATTGGTTCTCGGAAATAGTCACGCTCCTTCTCGCCCTTagctctaccactctctcccagacttttaTAGTATGCCTAAGCAGCTTGATACCCTGATAattattgcaattttggatatcacccttgttcttgtataCAGGAACCATCgtgctccacctccactcttcgggtATCTTCTTCGTTctaaaaatgacattaaataacgtAGTGAGCCACTCCAAGCCCGTTTTGCCCACATTCTTCCAAAACTCCACCGGGATTTCATCTGGTCCTGTCGCTTTGCCCCTGCTCATCTTACGTATAGCACCCTCAACTTCATCAACTCTAATCCGCCTACAATACCCAAAGTCACAATAACTCCCGGAGAATTCCAAATCACCTAGTATAATGCTCTTTTCCCCCTCCTCATTCAAGAGACTATGGAAGTAGGTCCTCCATCTCCGACAGATAAGCCCCTCATCCAACAAAACTCTACCTTCTTCGTCCTTGATGCACTTTACTTGGTCCAAGTCACGCGCCTTCCTTTCTCGCGCCTTCCTTTCTCGCGCCTTGGCTAACCTGAACAACCTCTTATCCCCACCACGGCCCTCGAGTTCCTTATACAGTCAACTAAAAGCTGTAGTCTTTGTCGCCGTAACTGCTAGCTTAGCCTCTTTCTTAGCCAACTTATAATGCTCCCTATTCGCCCTTTTCTCCTCCTAGTCTACACTTTCTACTAGCTTCAGATATCCTGTTTTCTTAGTATCCACTTTTCCTTGCACCTctccattccaccaccaatctccctTGTGACCACCAGAATTACCCTTTGAGACCCCTAATACCTCTCTCATGGCTGCCCTAATGCACTGTGCAGTCATGGTCCACATGGTGCTTGCATCCCCACTACTCCTCCAAGCCCCCATAGTCACCATCCTGACCCCCAACTCATGTGTTTTAGCTTCTATAAAGGCTCCCCACTTTATCCTATGTTGGCTATACATCACCCTCTTCCTCCTTTTCCTCGTGATCTCAAGGTCCACGACCAGGAGCCTATGAAGGGTCGAGAGCTTCTCACttgggataaccttgcaatccATGCAAATACCTCTATCGGACTTCCTACAAAGTACATAATCAATCTAAGTCTCGGCCACCGAACTTTAGAAGGTGACCAAGTGCTCCCTCTTCTTCGGGAAACTCGAGTTTGCTATCACCAAATCAAAAGCTCTAGAAAAATCCAGCAGAGACGTTCCTCCTTCGTTTCTATCTCCAAAACCAAAGCCATCATGCACATTATCATACCCCACAGGCGTCCCTCCAATGTGGCagttgaaatctcctcctatgaaaaGCTTCTCGGTGTGCGAGATACCACGCACCATTTCATCTAAGTCCTCCCAGAAACGCCTTTTGACTTCCTGATCCAAGCCAATTTGGGGTGCGTACGCACTGATTATGTTCAAAGTAAGACCACTAACAACTAGCTTAATAGTCATCAGTTTGTCATTCACCCTCCTAACCTCCACCACTATTTCACGGAGGTCGTTATCAACCAAGATACCTACCCCGTTCCTTCCCCCAACCTCCCAAAATACCAAAGCTTGAAATTGGCCACATCTCGCGCCTTATCTCTTGCCCACCTAGTCTCCTGTACACAAGCTATATTAACCTTCCTTTTCTCGAGAATCTTCGCTAGCTCTACAGATTTTCCAATCAAAGTTCCTATGTTCCAAGACCCCACTCTTAACCTAGTAGCACCCTTAGCCCCCTTACCCCCCGCACCCTCTCCCCTATGCTGACACCCCCGAGGACAAGACCTTACCCTACCATCGTTCACCAAAGCCACTATATTATATGAGTCACTACGCAAGCGCTATCCCGAAAACAAACGACCAAAGATGCAATGGATTACCAAAATATAATCTACCGCTAACGGCTACAAAacaaatgaagaaataaaataaaggaaCTAACGGGAACTATAAACTACCACTAAAGGTCACAAAACATGTGACGACATAAACTAAAGTAACTAACGTGAACTATAATCTACCACTAAAGATCAAAAAAACGGGGGAAGAAATAAAACAAAGGGCTAAAGGAACTATAATCTACAACTAAAGGATAGAAAAACAggtgaagaaataaaataaaggaGACCAAAGGAACTATAATCTACAActaaagaataaaaaaatatgtGAATGCACAAATTAAGAGTACATGTAATTAAAAGAACTAAAATCTACCGACTAGAATCCCAAAGACATGCAAATAAACTAATTAAGAGAACAAGTATAGAATCAGGAATTAGGCTTAATCTATCCCAAACTAATTGGTtaacaagaaaaatagaaagactGATTGAAGAataggaggtaccaactcccgaatAAAGTAAACAAGAGCGATGACACTTGGATTGAAGACGGACTTCCAAATCGACTAGACCCCGGTTGAATGTCACCTCGAGCCAAGATACCGCCGAAAATCTAACCTCCGACTGCAACGACGACCACCTGAATGGAAAACTGCTCACTAAAAAACTGCCTGACCTGAATTCCATAGCCGACACTGGTATTTTGCGCCGAAAATCTGATTGTAGAACCTGTTGACAAACACACCACACATAGGATGCGAAGGGAGGAGAACACCGCAGAGCTAGAATGCCAGTTTTGATCAAAAAATCAGACAAAAGTATAAATCACCGGGAGAAGCTCGCCGGCAATATAGAGCAGAAATAAGCTATGGAGAAACAAGAACTTGTTTACTGTAGCTAATATTTTTTCTTGCTTGAAACTCAATTAATAGAATTGGGTAAGCAAAATCTTGAATTTTTAGATTTTTCCCATTGCGCCGGAATTCCGCCGGAAATTGCAGTCCAAAATTTGCAAAGAGGTAAAAATTAAAAAGCCTAAGTTCAAAAGATCGCTACATGcaagataaaaaaaattcaatgttTGGAAAGTGTGTCTGATATCCAAATAATAATTCCTAATAAACAAAAGATTTTGAATTCCCTGCAATTCGCTAAGTGAACAAACCAAGTAAAACTCCAGagaaatccaaccacaaatggctCCTTAAATCCCTAATcgaaggtctccaatttcaagccctagttcttcaatttttttaaCCACAAATTTACataatttcaagcctaattagtgaaataacaccatagaaacgagtttagggtccaaaaacccTACCTCTACGAaatccccttgaaatccctcttcaagtAGCAccctcaagctcaaacccgcatgaaaatggtgaagaataactcaaaaatcgcgaaggagggtttatatactttctgtcccagggattccgcacctgcagCCTCAAACATGCACTTgcgtgaccgcacctgcggtccatgggtcgcacctgcggaaatcacttatccGCCCAAaaccgcacctgcgccatcgcaggtgcgctcTGCGCTACACTTCTGCGACTCTTGATCTCCTCACTCTTGGTTGCATTTGTGGCCCTTACAATGCAtctgcggcgtcgcacctgcagtccccaatccacaggtgcggaaacaacaagAGCAGAAAAATTTTGCCACTTCTCCAAAAATCCAAACtctccatcaaccatccgaaTCCATACCAAGGCCCTCGGGGCACCTCAACCAAACacgccaacaagtcacataacactattcaaacttgttccaaccctcggaacactcaagacaataccgaaataccaaatcaacatcggattcaagcctaataattccaaaaactttcaaattccactttcgatcaaaaagtctatcaaatctcgtccgaatgacctaacatttcgcacacatgtcacaaataacacaacggacGTACTCCAACTTCTGGGTTTCCATTttaacccctatatcaaaatctcacctatcaaccgaaaacgctaaaattccaatttcgccaattcaagcttaaatctactccgaacctccaaaactcattccaatcatgctcctaagtcccaaatctctCCCGAAGTTATCCGAACCattggaattcacatccgagcccttttcacataagtcaacatctgattgatttttccaacttaatcttactcaaaagagactaagtgtctcaaaccttaccaacacctttccgaacccgagccagccaacccgataacacatagtacagttgaacaagacaataagaagcacaaatagggaaaacagagcggtaactcatgaaatgaccagtcgggtcgttacatcctccccctcttaaacaaatgttcgtcctcgaatgagtcaagaaacatgcctgaagtctcaaataggtgaggacatctgctccgcatctcccgctcagtctcccaggtagcctcctccactggCCAACCTCTCcgctgcactttcactaaagctatatcctttgacctcaactttcgaacttgatgctccaaaatagctactggctccacatcataagtcaaatcatcatctatcTGAACTGTGataaagtccaaaacatgagacgaatcgccaatatactttcggagcatagaaacaagaaataccggatgcacactcaataatctgggtggcaaagcaagcttataagccacctccccaatcctctaaagcacctcaaaaggcccaatgaactgaggactcaatttacctttcttcccaaatctcataacacccttcatgggcgaaaccttcagtagaaccttctcaccaaccatgtaggacatatcccgaaccttcctgccagcataactcttttgtcttgactgcgctgtacgaagcctctcccgaatcaccttcaccttgtctaaagcatcctgtaccaagtctgtacccaatagcctagcctcacccggttcaaactaaccaattggagatctacaccgcctcacatacaaagcctcatatggagccatctgaatactcgactagtaactgttgttataagcaaactctgcgagtggtagaaattgatcccatgaccctccaaattcaatgacacaagcgcataacatgtcctctaatatttgAATAATGCATTTAGACTGcctgtccgtctaagggtgaaaagctatgctcagctcaacctgagtacccaactctcgctgtatagacctccaaaactaagaagtaaactgagtgcccctatctaaaatgatgggaacggggacaccatgcaaacggacaatctcctagatatagatctcttctaaccgctctgaagaataggtagtacatacaggaaagaagagcgtggacttggtcagccgatccacaatcacccaaatagcttcgaacttcttcaaagtccgtaggagcccaactacaaagtccatggtgatctgctcccacttctattttagaatatccatctgctgaaataagccacccggtctcttatactcatatttcacctgttgacaattgagataccgagatacaaatcccacaacgtccttcttcattctcctcctctattaatgttgtctcagatcctaatacatctttgcggcacccgaatgaatggaataccgcgagctatgagcctcctccagaatcaattcccgaagcccatctacattggccacgcatatctggccctgcatcctcaatgccccatcatcaccaatagacACATCTCTAGCCttgtcgtgctgaactctgtccttaagaacaagcaaatggggatcatcatactggtgctctctgatgcgatcaaataaggaagaccgagaaatcacacaagacaatacccgactgggctccgaaatatccaacctcacaaaccgattggacaaggcctgaatatcaactgcaaggggtctcttcCCAACCGTAATATataccaaactccccatactcatcgccttcctactcaaggcattggccaccacattggtcttccccagatggtacaa comes from the Nicotiana sylvestris chromosome 4, ASM39365v2, whole genome shotgun sequence genome and includes:
- the LOC138889627 gene encoding uncharacterized protein, with translation MTIKLVVSGLTLNIISAYAPQIGLDQEVKRRFWEDLDEMVRGISHTEKLFIGGDFNCHIGGTPVGYDNVHDGFGFGDRNEGGTSLLDFSRAFDLVIANSSFPKKREHLVTF